One Nostocoides sp. HKS02 genomic window carries:
- a CDS encoding WhiB family transcriptional regulator, with the protein MQELQLITLEGDEEELSWQERSLCAQTDPEAFFPEKGGSTREAKKVCVGCEVRAECLEYALANDERFGIWGGLSERERRKLKKRAV; encoded by the coding sequence GTGCAGGAACTGCAGCTGATCACCCTGGAGGGTGACGAGGAGGAGCTCTCCTGGCAGGAGCGCTCTCTGTGTGCACAGACGGACCCCGAGGCGTTCTTCCCAGAGAAGGGCGGCTCCACCCGCGAGGCCAAGAAGGTCTGCGTCGGGTGCGAGGTGCGGGCCGAGTGCCTGGAGTACGCCCTGGCCAACGACGAGCGGTTCGGGATCTGGGGCGGCTTGTCCGAGCGCGAGCGGCGCAAGCTCAAGAAGCGTGCGGTCTAG
- a CDS encoding glycosyltransferase, whose amino-acid sequence MTAVLVLHGPLTALPETLDSLARQTRSPERLVVVDPGLDGSAVETVRAHRGLSEAIPSIRFVTVERRATTGYAARVALADTSDSFAAQADSLPAVVEHVWVLTADSAAAPTTLARLVDAVRRSASVGVAGPKLLVWDQPGALRAVGHQLTRSGRVVPSPTPGEPDQGQYDRRSDVLAVPTTGMLAERSVFEGLGWRDATLGEFGSEVDFGWRAQHSGRRVVVVPRATLRTGAPVDTSAIDTSAVVPAESARRQRRAARRVALARCAWWTLPLLAFWIAVSSLLAGTALLLAKRPRAAWAELSDIGALLTPWRVARARWRSRQLRRVRRRDLVGLFVGGRTVLRHTSDLIHDQVAFEPTATDPGGRAAVQPVESGPVDDDAEDLNVLGSSIASRAARNPGLLVVIATTIVTMVASRQLGGGVLDRFRSGLVGGELLGARGDTASTWHAWLDGWHGAGLGHAGDQSPYLVVLAGLSWVVSHLPVIGAPASALGAAVAVLVGLAMPLATLTAYLGARVVTHSRWPRALAALAWGTSGVLASAVAVGRLGALVAAVLLPLVGAGCALMARRGASTTVTAATILGAAVLGAFVPALLVAVLVAGLGLIAFGPGAARVRGLALVVGPLVLLGPWVATVVASPQLLFTGPGLSVWGETQSPPWQLALLHQGGPASLPVVLGIPIVLAGVLGLVRGGPRGRGASVLGLSALVGLAYALLAPRLHLGTVPAGHPHAGAPVTAWAGTGLLLATLSLIAAALHGSRGLALTRQRGGWLAVARWPVPALVIAAVLAGAGWTTWHSLGSTLSAWTDPRPAVAIDQAEGPLANRMLVLSPDGSGLRYELVGSEPGPVARSLPTPSTERVDSSAVATAVSALFAQGAAPGVVGPARLLSDQAVGFVGLRTGGSDPRLRLLDATAGLSRLGEHDGVIFWRVLPGGGASDQAVAPSRARLVTATAQQAVPVDGSHSALSSKVVVPRGATLVLAEPRDWVRHARVSVDGRALAPAADGTAYRLPPARRP is encoded by the coding sequence GTGACCGCCGTGCTCGTCCTGCACGGACCCCTCACCGCCCTGCCGGAGACCCTCGACTCGCTCGCCCGCCAGACCCGCAGCCCCGAACGGCTCGTCGTGGTCGACCCCGGTCTCGACGGCTCGGCCGTCGAGACCGTGCGGGCCCACCGGGGCCTGTCCGAGGCGATCCCCTCGATCCGGTTCGTCACCGTGGAGCGCCGCGCCACCACCGGGTACGCCGCGCGCGTGGCACTTGCCGACACCTCGGATTCCTTTGCAGCACAGGCCGATTCGCTCCCCGCTGTGGTCGAGCACGTCTGGGTGCTCACCGCCGACAGCGCCGCGGCGCCGACCACCCTGGCGCGGCTGGTCGACGCGGTCCGGCGCTCGGCCTCGGTCGGGGTCGCCGGCCCGAAGCTGCTGGTCTGGGACCAGCCCGGCGCCCTCCGCGCGGTGGGCCACCAGCTGACCCGTAGCGGCCGGGTCGTCCCGTCTCCCACCCCGGGTGAGCCCGACCAGGGTCAGTACGACCGGCGCAGCGACGTGCTCGCCGTGCCGACCACGGGGATGCTCGCCGAGCGGTCGGTGTTCGAGGGCCTCGGTTGGCGGGACGCCACCTTGGGCGAGTTCGGCTCCGAGGTGGACTTCGGCTGGCGGGCCCAGCACAGCGGTCGCCGGGTCGTGGTCGTGCCGCGGGCGACCCTGCGCACGGGTGCTCCGGTCGACACCAGCGCGATCGACACCAGCGCGGTCGTGCCGGCCGAGTCGGCCCGCCGCCAGCGACGGGCGGCCCGGCGGGTCGCGCTGGCCCGGTGTGCGTGGTGGACCCTGCCCCTGCTCGCGTTCTGGATCGCCGTGTCGAGCCTGCTCGCGGGCACTGCCCTGCTGCTGGCCAAGCGCCCCCGCGCAGCCTGGGCCGAGCTCAGCGATATCGGCGCCCTGCTCACGCCCTGGCGGGTGGCGCGGGCCCGGTGGCGCTCGCGCCAGCTGCGGCGGGTCCGACGTCGCGACCTGGTCGGACTCTTCGTCGGTGGCCGGACCGTCCTGCGACACACCAGCGACCTCATCCACGACCAGGTGGCCTTCGAGCCGACCGCCACCGATCCGGGCGGGCGGGCAGCCGTCCAGCCCGTCGAGTCCGGTCCGGTCGACGACGACGCCGAGGACCTCAACGTCCTCGGCTCCTCGATCGCCTCCCGAGCGGCCCGCAACCCCGGGCTGCTGGTCGTCATCGCCACCACCATCGTCACGATGGTCGCCTCGCGCCAGCTGGGTGGGGGAGTGCTCGACCGCTTCCGCTCCGGTCTGGTCGGTGGCGAGCTCCTGGGCGCCCGCGGCGACACGGCATCGACCTGGCACGCCTGGCTCGACGGCTGGCACGGCGCCGGGCTCGGTCACGCCGGCGACCAGAGCCCGTACCTCGTCGTGCTCGCGGGGCTGTCGTGGGTCGTCTCCCACCTGCCCGTCATCGGAGCACCTGCCTCGGCCCTGGGGGCTGCCGTGGCCGTCCTCGTCGGCCTCGCGATGCCGCTGGCCACGCTCACGGCATACCTCGGCGCCCGGGTGGTCACCCACTCGCGGTGGCCGCGCGCGCTCGCGGCCCTCGCGTGGGGCACCAGCGGGGTGCTCGCCTCCGCCGTGGCCGTGGGGCGCCTCGGCGCGCTCGTGGCGGCCGTCCTGCTTCCCCTCGTCGGGGCGGGCTGCGCGCTCATGGCTCGCCGGGGGGCTTCCACCACGGTCACTGCGGCGACGATCCTCGGCGCCGCCGTCCTGGGCGCCTTCGTGCCCGCGCTGCTCGTGGCGGTGCTCGTCGCCGGCCTGGGCCTGATCGCGTTCGGTCCAGGGGCTGCCCGGGTGCGCGGCCTGGCCCTCGTCGTCGGTCCCCTGGTCCTGCTCGGGCCGTGGGTGGCGACCGTCGTCGCTTCGCCCCAGCTGCTGTTCACCGGGCCCGGCCTGTCGGTCTGGGGCGAGACCCAGTCGCCGCCCTGGCAGCTGGCGCTGCTCCACCAGGGCGGCCCGGCCAGTCTGCCGGTCGTCCTCGGCATCCCGATCGTGCTGGCCGGGGTGCTCGGGCTCGTGCGTGGAGGCCCGCGGGGTCGTGGCGCCAGCGTCCTGGGCCTGTCGGCCCTCGTGGGCCTCGCCTACGCGTTGCTCGCCCCGCGCCTTCACCTCGGCACGGTGCCCGCAGGTCACCCGCACGCCGGAGCACCGGTCACCGCTTGGGCCGGGACCGGCCTCCTCCTGGCCACGCTGTCGCTCATCGCCGCGGCGCTGCACGGCTCGCGCGGTCTGGCGCTCACGCGCCAGCGCGGCGGTTGGCTCGCGGTGGCCCGGTGGCCGGTGCCTGCGCTCGTCATCGCCGCGGTGCTGGCCGGCGCCGGGTGGACGACCTGGCACTCCCTGGGCAGCACCCTCTCAGCGTGGACCGACCCCCGACCCGCGGTCGCCATCGACCAGGCCGAGGGCCCACTGGCCAACCGGATGCTCGTCCTGAGCCCCGACGGCTCCGGACTGCGCTACGAGCTGGTGGGCAGCGAGCCCGGCCCGGTCGCTCGCAGCCTGCCGACGCCGAGCACCGAACGAGTCGACTCCTCGGCCGTTGCGACCGCGGTGAGCGCGCTGTTCGCCCAAGGCGCGGCACCCGGGGTCGTCGGGCCCGCCCGGCTGCTGTCGGACCAGGCCGTCGGGTTCGTGGGACTGCGCACCGGCGGGTCGGACCCACGCCTTCGCCTCCTCGACGCGACGGCCGGCCTCAGCCGGCTGGGCGAGCACGACGGGGTCATCTTCTGGCGGGTCCTGCCCGGCGGCGGCGCGTCCGACCAGGCCGTGGCTCCATCTCGCGCGCGGCTCGTCACCGCGACCGCGCAGCAGGCCGTGCCCGTCGACGGCAGCCACAGCGCGCTCAGCTCGAAGGTCGTCGTCCCCCGAGGCGCCACGCTCGTGCTCGCCGAACCGCGCGACTGGGTTCGGCACGCCCGGGTCTCCGTCGACGGGCGAGCGCTCGCACCGGCGGCTGACGGCACGGCATACCGGCTTCCCCCGGCCCGACGACCCTGA
- a CDS encoding DUF5719 family protein has product MSVSVFGVVRAVVVAAAGAGLVYGATHVPGAVAVVPSSSASAATQAASSAPVQGSSLVCPGPELVGVQGLHDLPVGVHVAAAAAPLQALPGTQPPATPGALALTGMPGAALGAPATDRGKVVATGLTSATGVLVAGTQSLAPGLAATQSSLVTSGDQRALTSTPCTRPGADLWLLAGGSAPGRQERLVLTNPGGNPVTVDVTLHGADGPVQSAIGKGLVVPAHGRTAFLLDSISATLSSPAVHVVTQGGVVGAAVNDSWLNGTLAAGADDASPAAAPSRDQVIPNVEVNGPAVLRVVVPGDGEAVVQARVLTAQGPRALPSGGVTRVAGGTVHDIDISALPAGASALQVRADVPVVACAVVARYAKGTAVSDYAWSVSTAPITGAAGMPFADTAKTAHSLDLTATGDSLVAQVDTVSPAGDVQSQRVSIQADSTAQVKLPASSSVWVHRVSGQGELHAGVTTSLADALGPLLTSTPLVDTLLRTTTVALSEVQP; this is encoded by the coding sequence ATGAGCGTGTCGGTCTTCGGGGTGGTTCGCGCCGTCGTCGTCGCCGCGGCCGGGGCCGGCCTGGTCTACGGCGCCACCCACGTGCCTGGTGCCGTGGCCGTCGTGCCCTCGTCGAGTGCCAGCGCCGCGACCCAGGCGGCGTCCTCCGCGCCGGTCCAGGGGTCCTCGCTCGTCTGCCCGGGCCCCGAGCTGGTCGGGGTACAGGGCCTGCACGATCTGCCGGTGGGCGTCCACGTGGCGGCTGCCGCCGCTCCGCTGCAGGCCCTCCCGGGCACGCAACCACCGGCCACCCCCGGCGCACTGGCGCTCACAGGTATGCCGGGTGCCGCACTGGGTGCGCCCGCGACGGACCGGGGCAAGGTCGTCGCGACCGGCCTCACCTCGGCGACGGGGGTCCTGGTCGCGGGCACCCAGTCGCTGGCCCCCGGGCTGGCTGCCACCCAGTCCTCGCTCGTGACCTCGGGCGACCAACGCGCCCTCACCTCGACCCCCTGCACCCGTCCGGGCGCCGACCTGTGGCTGCTCGCCGGTGGCAGTGCCCCGGGCCGGCAGGAGCGGCTGGTCCTCACCAACCCGGGCGGCAACCCGGTGACCGTCGACGTGACCCTGCACGGCGCCGACGGGCCGGTCCAGTCGGCCATCGGCAAGGGCCTGGTGGTCCCCGCCCACGGGCGCACCGCCTTCCTGCTCGACTCGATCTCCGCGACGCTCTCGTCCCCGGCCGTCCATGTCGTCACGCAGGGCGGCGTGGTGGGAGCGGCGGTCAACGACAGCTGGCTCAACGGCACCCTCGCCGCGGGGGCCGACGACGCCAGCCCGGCGGCGGCTCCGTCCCGCGACCAGGTCATCCCCAACGTCGAGGTGAACGGTCCCGCCGTGCTCCGGGTGGTCGTCCCCGGCGACGGCGAGGCGGTGGTCCAGGCGCGGGTGCTGACCGCGCAGGGTCCGCGGGCGCTGCCCTCGGGCGGGGTGACCCGGGTGGCGGGAGGGACCGTCCACGACATCGACATCTCGGCCCTGCCCGCAGGCGCGTCTGCGCTCCAGGTGCGCGCCGACGTGCCGGTGGTGGCTTGTGCCGTCGTCGCCCGCTACGCCAAGGGCACCGCCGTCAGCGACTACGCCTGGTCGGTGTCCACCGCGCCCATCACCGGGGCAGCCGGTATGCCGTTCGCGGACACCGCGAAGACCGCGCACTCCCTCGACCTGACGGCCACCGGCGACTCCCTCGTGGCCCAGGTCGACACCGTCAGCCCGGCCGGCGACGTCCAGTCCCAGCGGGTGAGCATCCAAGCCGACTCCACGGCGCAGGTGAAGCTCCCCGCCTCGTCCTCGGTCTGGGTGCACCGCGTCTCCGGCCAGGGCGAGCTGCACGCAGGCGTCACCACCTCGCTGGCTGATGCGCTCGGGCCACTGCTCACCTCGACACCGCTGGTCGACACCCTGCTCCGGACGACCACCGTCGCGCTCAGCGAGGTCCAGCCGTAG
- a CDS encoding metallopeptidase family protein, translating into MTTRRALFDDLVLDSAARLEPRIGPGFGDVEFAVEDVPPSDPAPWEREGVALGRTFPAHGTQPARIVIYRRPVESRAQDLRELTAIVQDVVVEQVAALFGLPPGDLDPRYRDGDID; encoded by the coding sequence ATGACCACCCGCCGCGCGCTGTTCGACGACCTCGTTCTCGACAGCGCGGCCCGCCTGGAGCCCCGTATCGGGCCGGGCTTCGGTGACGTCGAGTTCGCAGTCGAGGACGTGCCACCCAGCGACCCGGCACCGTGGGAGCGCGAGGGCGTCGCGCTGGGCCGGACGTTTCCCGCGCACGGCACGCAGCCGGCGCGGATCGTCATCTACCGCAGGCCGGTCGAGAGCCGGGCCCAGGACCTGCGCGAGCTGACCGCCATCGTCCAGGACGTCGTCGTCGAGCAGGTCGCGGCGTTGTTCGGGCTGCCCCCCGGTGACCTCGATCCGCGCTACCGCGACGGCGACATCGACTGA
- a CDS encoding DUF3499 domain-containing protein, with product MSLSRRCSRTACPRSALATLTYVYSDQTAVVGPLATYAEPHTYDLCAVHAEGLTAPRGWEIVRLSGEYVEPEPSHDDLLALANAVREAGRPRLDAPPAARAVAKPSDEGASGAVETGRRGHLRVLRDG from the coding sequence GTGAGTCTGTCGAGGAGGTGCTCCCGCACCGCGTGCCCGCGGTCGGCGCTCGCGACCCTCACCTACGTCTACTCCGACCAGACCGCCGTCGTCGGCCCGCTCGCGACGTATGCCGAGCCGCACACGTACGACCTGTGCGCGGTGCACGCCGAGGGGCTGACCGCCCCCCGGGGCTGGGAGATCGTGCGCCTCTCCGGCGAGTACGTCGAGCCGGAGCCGTCGCACGACGACCTGCTGGCCCTGGCCAACGCCGTCCGGGAGGCCGGGCGCCCACGCCTCGACGCGCCCCCGGCGGCCCGCGCGGTCGCCAAGCCCAGCGACGAGGGTGCCTCCGGCGCGGTCGAGACCGGTCGTCGCGGACACCTTCGCGTCCTGCGTGACGGCTGA
- a CDS encoding phosphomannomutase/phosphoglucomutase, translating into MPAPQLTDFVKAYDVRGLVPEQLNVDVAWALGAAFALEVVIPDGAPGVVIGHDMRPSSPELSRAFAAGVTAHGLDATVVGLCSTDGLYYASGALDLPGAMFTASHNPAQYNGIKLCRAGARPVGQDSGLGQVRDTAQGLLDSGTSAGPRGTTRGSVVERDVLADYARFLRGLVDLSAIRPLTVVVDAGNGMGGHTVPAVLGTQAGLPALPVEVIPLYFELDGTFPHHEANPLEPENLRDLQRAVVQHGADLGLAFDGDADRCFVVDEHGDPVSPSAVTALVATREIARKVAAGASAADIAVVYNVISSAAVPEIIAEQGARGVRTRVGHSFIKAEMAREQAVFGGEHSAHYYFRDFWFADTGMLAAMHVLAALGEQAEPLSRLTAAYSRYAASGEINSTVTDAPAATAKVREWAAARGAQFDDLDGLTATHGGDDNGPMWWLNLRASNTEPLLRLNVEAADADTMTRVRDDVLALVRGEG; encoded by the coding sequence GTGCCTGCGCCCCAGCTGACCGACTTCGTCAAGGCCTATGACGTTCGAGGGCTCGTCCCTGAGCAGCTCAACGTCGACGTCGCGTGGGCTCTTGGCGCGGCCTTCGCCCTCGAGGTGGTGATCCCCGACGGCGCGCCCGGGGTGGTCATCGGCCACGACATGCGGCCCTCGTCCCCGGAGCTGTCACGCGCGTTCGCGGCCGGGGTCACGGCCCACGGCCTCGACGCCACGGTGGTCGGGCTGTGCAGCACGGACGGCCTCTACTACGCCAGCGGCGCCCTCGACCTGCCCGGTGCCATGTTCACCGCGTCGCACAACCCGGCCCAGTACAACGGCATCAAGCTGTGCCGTGCCGGGGCTCGCCCCGTGGGCCAGGACTCCGGCCTCGGCCAGGTGCGCGACACCGCGCAGGGGCTGCTGGACTCCGGCACCAGTGCGGGCCCTCGAGGCACGACCAGGGGTTCGGTGGTCGAGCGCGACGTCCTCGCCGACTACGCCCGGTTCCTGCGCGGCCTGGTCGACCTGTCGGCCATCCGCCCACTCACCGTGGTCGTCGACGCCGGCAACGGCATGGGTGGCCACACGGTCCCTGCGGTGCTCGGCACCCAGGCGGGTCTCCCGGCCCTGCCCGTCGAGGTCATCCCGCTCTACTTCGAGCTCGACGGGACCTTTCCCCACCACGAGGCCAACCCTCTCGAGCCCGAGAACCTCCGCGACCTGCAGCGCGCCGTGGTGCAGCACGGTGCCGATCTCGGTCTGGCCTTCGACGGTGACGCCGACCGGTGCTTCGTCGTCGACGAGCACGGTGACCCGGTGAGCCCCAGCGCGGTCACCGCCCTGGTCGCGACCCGCGAGATCGCCCGTAAGGTGGCGGCTGGCGCGTCGGCGGCCGACATCGCTGTCGTCTACAACGTGATCTCGTCGGCTGCGGTCCCCGAGATCATCGCCGAGCAGGGTGCGCGCGGGGTGCGCACCCGCGTCGGCCACTCGTTCATCAAGGCCGAGATGGCCCGCGAGCAGGCGGTGTTCGGCGGCGAGCACAGCGCGCACTACTACTTCCGCGACTTCTGGTTCGCCGACACCGGCATGCTCGCGGCGATGCACGTCCTGGCCGCGCTCGGCGAGCAGGCCGAGCCGCTCAGCCGCCTCACCGCGGCATACAGCCGGTATGCCGCGTCCGGCGAGATCAACTCGACCGTCACCGACGCGCCCGCGGCCACCGCGAAGGTCCGCGAGTGGGCGGCAGCGCGGGGTGCGCAGTTCGACGACCTCGACGGGCTCACCGCCACGCACGGTGGTGACGACAACGGCCCGATGTGGTGGCTCAACCTGCGGGCCTCCAACACCGAACCACTGCTGCGGCTCAACGTCGAGGCCGCCGATGCAGACACGATGACGCGGGTGCGGGACGATGTCCTCGCCCTGGTGAGAGGAGAAGGCTGA
- a CDS encoding Trm112 family protein: MSDATGHEAQIEPWLREILRCPACRSELVDAQGATGAELHCTSAECGLQYRIDEGVPVLLVDEARKPA; encoded by the coding sequence ATGTCTGACGCAACCGGGCACGAGGCCCAGATCGAACCCTGGCTGCGCGAGATCCTGCGCTGCCCGGCCTGCCGGTCCGAGCTGGTCGATGCCCAGGGGGCGACCGGGGCGGAGCTGCACTGCACCAGTGCCGAGTGCGGGCTGCAGTACCGCATCGACGAGGGCGTGCCCGTCCTGCTCGTCGACGAAGCCCGCAAGCCGGCCTGA
- a CDS encoding SIS domain-containing protein: MLVASLGGSAVVCDVLELLAEPGSPVPVSVRRNVPLPGWVGPLDLVIAVSQSGRAAGPLALAAEAARRGASLLTVGASQSPLADVAAQARGVHIDIGRGRTTSRTALWSLLAPVLLAAGHLGLVDVTEQVLLDAADRLDEVAEAARPSSESFVNPAKVLAADLAEGVPVVLGDGALNGVAAGRAASMLARTARVPATFGELPDDAAQVVACFDGPYTTAYGEAAARPPSGGDIFADPYLDGPAPPRLALLMLRDAAPEPMTPEAVEAAALADAVVAAAKEVGVRVSQVLAQPGHPLVRLAGQIATTDFAATYLALGLGLDPAVSAHVADLADRTGR; this comes from the coding sequence GTGCTGGTCGCCTCGCTCGGTGGCTCCGCAGTCGTCTGCGACGTCCTCGAGCTGCTCGCCGAGCCTGGCTCGCCGGTGCCGGTGAGCGTGCGCCGCAACGTCCCCCTTCCCGGGTGGGTCGGGCCGCTCGACCTCGTCATCGCGGTCTCCCAGTCCGGCCGTGCGGCCGGACCACTCGCGCTGGCGGCCGAGGCGGCGCGGCGTGGCGCGTCGCTGCTGACCGTCGGTGCGTCCCAGTCGCCGCTCGCCGACGTGGCCGCTCAGGCCCGCGGGGTGCACATCGACATCGGTCGTGGGCGCACGACGTCCCGCACCGCGCTCTGGTCGCTGCTGGCCCCGGTGCTCCTCGCGGCGGGCCACCTCGGGCTGGTCGACGTCACCGAGCAGGTGCTGCTCGACGCCGCAGACCGCCTCGACGAGGTGGCCGAGGCCGCGCGCCCGTCCTCCGAGTCGTTCGTCAACCCGGCCAAGGTGCTGGCGGCCGACCTCGCGGAGGGAGTCCCGGTCGTGCTCGGCGACGGTGCGCTCAACGGCGTGGCGGCAGGCCGCGCCGCGTCGATGCTGGCGCGCACCGCGCGGGTGCCGGCGACCTTCGGCGAGCTGCCCGACGACGCGGCGCAGGTGGTGGCGTGCTTCGACGGGCCGTACACCACGGCATACGGCGAGGCGGCGGCCCGACCGCCATCGGGTGGTGACATCTTCGCCGACCCGTATCTCGACGGCCCGGCGCCGCCCCGGCTCGCGTTGCTCATGCTGCGCGATGCCGCACCCGAGCCGATGACGCCTGAGGCGGTCGAGGCGGCGGCACTGGCCGACGCGGTCGTGGCCGCCGCCAAGGAGGTCGGCGTCCGCGTGTCCCAGGTGCTGGCGCAGCCGGGTCACCCGCTGGTGCGCCTCGCGGGCCAGATCGCGACGACGGACTTCGCCGCGACCTACCTCGCGCTGGGCCTGGGCCTCGACCCGGCGGTGTCGGCGCACGTGGCCGACCTGGCCGACCGCACCGGCCGCTGA
- a CDS encoding YbaK/EbsC family protein, with product MTTAEGTLDWEPAQRHTELLAAPVAAALEAAPSAQVAPIDAALADTAAFCEAYDVALDKSANCVVVAGKRAGEVRYAAVLVLATDRADINGVIRRHLDVRKISFAPMEQAVSLTGMEFGGITALGLPDDWPVLVDSAVSRAGRVVVGSGIRGSKLLLDAADLAALPRAEVLDLSL from the coding sequence GTGACCACCGCCGAAGGAACTCTGGACTGGGAGCCCGCGCAGCGGCATACCGAGCTGCTTGCCGCCCCGGTCGCTGCTGCCCTCGAGGCCGCACCGAGCGCCCAGGTCGCGCCCATCGACGCGGCCCTGGCCGACACGGCCGCCTTCTGCGAGGCGTACGACGTGGCCCTCGACAAGTCCGCCAACTGCGTCGTGGTGGCCGGCAAGCGGGCCGGTGAGGTGCGGTATGCCGCCGTGCTCGTGCTCGCCACCGACCGCGCCGACATCAACGGCGTCATCCGCCGCCACCTCGACGTGCGCAAGATCAGCTTCGCCCCGATGGAGCAGGCCGTGTCGCTGACGGGCATGGAGTTCGGCGGCATCACCGCGCTCGGACTCCCCGACGACTGGCCGGTCCTCGTCGACTCGGCCGTCTCGCGGGCGGGCCGAGTCGTCGTCGGCAGCGGGATCCGCGGTAGCAAGCTCCTGCTCGATGCTGCCGACCTCGCTGCCCTGCCGCGGGCCGAGGTGCTCGACCTGTCGCTGTGA
- a CDS encoding cation diffusion facilitator family transporter: MSAEGGTRAILAALAANLGIAVTKFVAFLLTGSSSMLAESVHSLADSGNQGLLLLGGRRAKRAATPEHPFGFGRERYLYGFIVSIVLFSVGGLFALYEAYHKWHEAQAGHGAIESWAWVPVAVLLAATVMEGLSFRTAIHESNQVRGSRSWPQFIRSAKAPELPVILLEDFAALVGLVFALLGVSLTLLTGNGSWDAAGTGLIGVLLVTVAIVLAVEMKSLLLGESATPGHLAKIVAGIESAPGIERVIHQRTVHLGPEEVVVAAKVAVARGAKAEDIADAINAAEARARAAVPDLTLLIYLEPDIDTGRPVTGPEAPPS; this comes from the coding sequence ATGTCAGCCGAGGGCGGGACCCGAGCGATCCTGGCCGCGTTGGCCGCCAACCTCGGGATCGCCGTCACGAAGTTCGTCGCGTTCCTGCTCACCGGGTCGAGCTCGATGCTCGCCGAGTCGGTGCACTCGCTCGCCGACTCGGGCAACCAGGGGTTGCTGCTGCTCGGTGGTCGCCGGGCGAAGCGGGCCGCGACCCCCGAGCACCCGTTCGGGTTCGGCCGCGAGCGCTACCTCTACGGCTTCATCGTCTCGATCGTGCTCTTCAGCGTCGGCGGTCTCTTCGCGCTCTACGAGGCGTACCACAAGTGGCACGAGGCCCAGGCCGGCCACGGTGCCATCGAAAGCTGGGCGTGGGTGCCGGTCGCGGTGCTGCTCGCGGCGACCGTCATGGAGGGACTCTCGTTTCGCACCGCGATCCACGAGAGCAACCAGGTGCGCGGCTCGCGCTCGTGGCCGCAGTTCATCCGCTCGGCCAAGGCGCCCGAGCTCCCGGTGATCCTGCTCGAGGACTTCGCCGCCCTCGTCGGCCTGGTCTTCGCCCTCCTGGGGGTGTCCCTCACCCTGCTCACCGGCAACGGCAGCTGGGATGCCGCCGGCACCGGCCTGATCGGGGTACTGCTCGTGACCGTGGCCATCGTGCTCGCGGTCGAGATGAAGTCGCTGCTGCTCGGCGAGTCGGCCACCCCTGGCCACCTCGCCAAGATCGTCGCCGGGATCGAGTCCGCCCCGGGCATCGAACGGGTGATCCACCAGCGCACCGTCCACCTCGGCCCCGAGGAGGTCGTCGTGGCCGCCAAGGTGGCCGTGGCCCGCGGGGCGAAGGCCGAGGACATCGCCGACGCCATCAACGCCGCGGAGGCCCGGGCCCGGGCAGCGGTGCCGGACCTGACGCTGCTGATCTACCTCGAGCCCGACATCGACACGGGCCGACCGGTCACCGGCCCGGAGGCGCCGCCGAGCTGA